From the genome of Dickeya aquatica, one region includes:
- the hutU gene encoding urocanate hydratase, with amino-acid sequence MTSSVSTTSSVARVVRAPHGSTLHCENWLIEAAWRMIQNNLDPDVAERPEDLVVYGGIGKAARNWACFDAILTSLRHLKADETLLVQSGKPVGVFRTHVDAPRVLIANSNLVPHWANWEHFHALDKAGLMMYGQMTAGSWIYIGAQGIVQGTYETFAEAGRQHYQGDLHGKWILTAGLGGMGGAQPLAGVLAGASVLAVECQESRIDFRLRTRYLDVKADNLDDALAMIAEACAQKKALSVGLLGNAAEVLPELVKRANAGGMKPDIVTDQTSAHDPLNGYLPAGWSVARWQQERISNPQAVVNAANASMAVHVQAMLDFHHMGVPTVDYGNNIRQRAFDEGVRNAFDFPGFVPAYIRPLFCEGKGPFRWVALSGDPEDIYKTDAKLKALFPENHHLHRWLDMARERIAFQGLPARICWLGLGERHLAGLAFNEMVRNGELSAPVVIGRDHLDCGSVASPNRETEAMQDGSDAVSDWPLLNALLNTAGSATWVSLHHGGGVGMGFSQHAGMVIVCDGTAQADARLARVLWNDPATGVMRHADAGYDAASACARAHQLNLPMVKSTG; translated from the coding sequence TGTGAAAACTGGCTGATTGAAGCGGCCTGGCGCATGATCCAAAACAACCTCGACCCAGACGTGGCGGAACGCCCGGAGGATTTGGTGGTGTACGGCGGTATCGGCAAGGCGGCGCGCAACTGGGCGTGTTTTGACGCCATCCTGACCAGCCTGCGCCACTTGAAAGCCGATGAAACCCTGCTGGTGCAGTCCGGCAAGCCGGTCGGCGTGTTTCGCACCCATGTCGATGCCCCGCGCGTATTGATTGCCAACTCCAATCTGGTGCCGCACTGGGCGAACTGGGAGCATTTCCACGCGCTGGATAAAGCCGGGCTGATGATGTACGGCCAGATGACCGCCGGGTCATGGATTTATATCGGCGCGCAGGGCATCGTGCAGGGCACGTATGAAACCTTCGCCGAAGCGGGCCGCCAGCACTATCAGGGCGATTTGCACGGTAAGTGGATACTCACCGCCGGTCTTGGCGGCATGGGCGGCGCGCAGCCGCTGGCCGGGGTGCTGGCCGGTGCCAGCGTGCTGGCGGTCGAGTGTCAGGAATCCCGCATCGATTTTCGCTTACGCACCCGCTATCTCGATGTTAAAGCTGACAACCTTGATGATGCGCTGGCGATGATTGCCGAAGCCTGTGCGCAGAAAAAGGCGCTCTCGGTCGGTTTGCTCGGCAACGCTGCCGAGGTGCTGCCCGAGCTGGTGAAGCGCGCCAACGCCGGTGGCATGAAACCGGATATCGTCACCGATCAAACCTCGGCGCACGACCCGCTCAACGGCTACCTGCCCGCAGGCTGGAGCGTGGCGCGCTGGCAACAAGAGCGCATCAGCAACCCGCAGGCGGTGGTGAATGCGGCCAACGCGTCCATGGCGGTGCATGTGCAGGCGATGCTGGATTTTCATCATATGGGCGTGCCCACCGTGGATTACGGCAACAATATTCGCCAGCGCGCCTTTGATGAAGGTGTACGCAACGCCTTTGATTTTCCGGGCTTTGTGCCTGCCTATATTCGCCCGCTGTTTTGCGAAGGAAAAGGGCCGTTCCGCTGGGTGGCGCTGTCTGGCGACCCGGAAGATATCTACAAAACCGACGCCAAACTGAAAGCGCTGTTCCCGGAGAATCATCACCTGCACCGTTGGCTGGACATGGCGCGCGAGCGCATCGCCTTTCAGGGGTTGCCTGCGCGCATCTGCTGGCTGGGGCTGGGCGAGCGCCATCTGGCCGGGCTGGCGTTCAACGAAATGGTGCGTAACGGCGAGCTGAGTGCCCCGGTGGTAATTGGCCGCGACCATCTGGACTGTGGTTCGGTGGCATCGCCTAACCGGGAAACGGAAGCGATGCAGGACGGCTCGGATGCGGTATCCGACTGGCCGCTACTCAATGCCCTGCTCAATACGGCCGGTAGTGCCACCTGGGTGAGCCTGCATCATGGCGGTGGCGTAGGGATGGGGTTTTCCCAGCATGCCGGTATGGTGATTGTCTGTGATGGCACGGCGCAAGCCGATGCCCGGCTGGCACGGGTACTGTGGAATGACCCGGCGACCGGCGTGATGCGTCATGCTGATGCCGGTTATGACGCGGCAAGTGCCTGTGCCAGGGCGCATCAGTTGAATTTGCCGATGGTGAAATCAACCGGCTGA
- a CDS encoding iron-containing alcohol dehydrogenase family protein, with product MMQQVFFPATVVRGAGVSQQLGEICARLGGRVLVTGGHQALAAAQTVIIEQLRQAGVTLTAVEWSGEQCSVGQIERLCSRVHETGSDLLLAVGGGKALDTGKAVAFQCGIPVVTLPTIAATCAAVTPLSVRYHDDGHFHDLYHLPVAPAAVVIDSALLAQAPLRWLAAGLGDTLAKWYEFRAIDHGDNGGGFAASSRANSEICFRLIEQYGEAACRAVMAGQHSDALDQVLDAIFLFAGLTSLMASGAHAAAAHALYEGFTVCDKTREFGHGLLVGYGNLCLLALEQRSDEELLAAIRLAQNCAVPLTLAAICPDLSASELSAIVDAAVAAPDMVNMPFAVTAELLHQAIRRVEALAATLTV from the coding sequence ATTATGCAGCAGGTTTTTTTCCCCGCTACCGTGGTACGCGGGGCGGGCGTCAGTCAACAACTCGGTGAGATTTGTGCCCGTCTTGGGGGGCGGGTATTGGTGACGGGAGGACATCAGGCGCTGGCAGCGGCGCAGACGGTGATTATCGAACAATTGCGGCAGGCGGGAGTAACGCTGACGGCGGTGGAGTGGTCTGGCGAGCAGTGCAGCGTCGGCCAGATTGAAAGACTGTGCTCGCGGGTGCACGAAACCGGCAGCGATCTGTTGCTGGCAGTCGGCGGCGGCAAGGCACTTGATACCGGCAAAGCGGTGGCGTTTCAGTGCGGTATTCCGGTGGTGACGTTGCCGACCATCGCGGCTACCTGTGCGGCTGTGACACCGTTATCCGTGCGTTATCACGATGACGGCCACTTTCACGATCTCTATCACTTGCCGGTGGCCCCTGCTGCCGTGGTTATCGACAGTGCGTTGCTGGCGCAAGCGCCATTGCGCTGGCTGGCGGCCGGTCTGGGCGATACGCTGGCGAAGTGGTATGAGTTTCGTGCTATCGATCATGGTGACAACGGCGGCGGTTTTGCTGCTTCGTCACGCGCTAACAGCGAAATTTGTTTTCGGTTGATAGAACAGTACGGTGAAGCCGCCTGTCGTGCGGTGATGGCCGGGCAGCATAGCGACGCGCTCGATCAGGTGCTGGATGCCATCTTCCTGTTCGCCGGGCTGACCTCGCTGATGGCAAGCGGAGCCCATGCTGCTGCCGCTCACGCCCTGTATGAAGGCTTTACCGTGTGCGACAAAACCCGCGAATTTGGTCATGGTCTGCTGGTGGGGTATGGCAATCTGTGCCTGCTGGCACTGGAGCAGCGCAGCGATGAAGAGCTGCTGGCGGCGATCCGTCTGGCGCAGAATTGTGCGGTGCCGTTGACACTGGCGGCGATTTGCCCTGACCTGAGTGCCTCTGAACTGTCGGCGATTGTGGATGCTGCCGTTGCCGCTCCCGATATGGTCAACATGCCTTTTGCCGTCACCGCTGAGTTGTTGCATCAGGCGATTCGGCGGGTAGAGGCGCTGGCGGCCACGCTAACGGTTTAG
- the pelI gene encoding pectate lyase PelI codes for MFKYVLPLLALTLSVPSFAAKTTLMLSQKDSINYLGWSTEEGKVARQEVYRGTTANADLRERIAVLDAETRTFQDDSANSGVNYWYWVDVVSSSKEQSPSNAVTTAPQTGLLRAAQATSECKPGASFENRNVDCGGVTIGTSCPNDSDKQKPLIILKNASLKNLRISASGGADGIHCESGNCTIENVIWEDICEDAATNNGKTMTIIGGIAHNAKNGYGGKPDKVLQQNAKNSTTVVKGNFTLTGEHGKLWRSCGDCTNNGGPRFLNVDGLIVNGTIGSIAGVNRNFGDVATLKNIKIKDYKAGKPKICEEYKGVEKGQGESPKYGDEDFWNTANCKVSRSDVTKL; via the coding sequence ATGTTTAAGTATGTATTGCCTCTGCTCGCACTCACGCTGTCCGTGCCTTCTTTCGCTGCCAAAACCACGTTGATGTTGTCGCAAAAAGACAGCATCAATTATCTCGGCTGGTCTACTGAAGAAGGTAAAGTTGCACGTCAGGAAGTGTATCGTGGCACAACCGCTAACGCGGATTTGCGCGAGCGCATTGCGGTATTGGATGCTGAAACCCGCACCTTCCAGGACGACAGCGCAAACAGCGGCGTCAATTACTGGTACTGGGTGGATGTGGTGAGCTCAAGTAAAGAGCAAAGCCCGTCTAATGCCGTAACCACCGCACCACAAACCGGCCTGCTGCGCGCGGCACAAGCCACCTCCGAGTGCAAACCCGGAGCATCGTTTGAGAACCGCAATGTAGACTGTGGCGGTGTCACCATCGGTACCAGTTGCCCGAATGACAGCGATAAACAAAAACCGTTGATCATTTTGAAAAACGCCTCACTGAAGAACCTGCGCATTTCTGCCTCCGGCGGTGCTGACGGTATCCATTGTGAAAGCGGCAACTGCACCATTGAAAACGTGATTTGGGAAGACATCTGTGAAGACGCCGCCACCAATAACGGCAAAACCATGACCATCATCGGCGGTATCGCGCATAACGCCAAAAACGGTTACGGTGGCAAGCCGGACAAAGTGTTGCAGCAGAACGCCAAAAACAGCACCACCGTGGTAAAAGGCAACTTCACCCTGACCGGTGAACACGGCAAACTGTGGCGCTCCTGCGGTGACTGCACCAACAACGGCGGCCCGCGTTTCCTGAACGTTGATGGTCTGATTGTCAATGGCACCATTGGCAGCATTGCTGGCGTTAACCGTAACTTCGGCGATGTCGCTACCCTGAAAAACATCAAGATCAAAGACTACAAAGCAGGTAAACCGAAGATTTGTGAAGAGTACAAGGGCGTGGAGAAAGGTCAAGGCGAGTCACCCAAGTACGGCGACGAGGATTTCTGGAATACCGCCAACTGCAAAGTTAGCCGTTCTGATGTCACCAAACTCTGA
- a CDS encoding aspartyl protease family protein: MSIRPEKINKKSVLTLLLGLAVSGCASHTIYSTPQPPPFKKTPILEAYFDEMLIIPVVINHQSFNFLVDTGASFTTIDKRVAKKITRPLLITEIAEIYREGLTHINTVYDRIKPESDIAVKPLPFSIGSEEIRDNDLWLAIDLSRLSEAMGTNIDGIIGIDTFRKLNWMVDNKKQRLTISKDAPGANTYQKCTAYDNRYNNMPVLWFDVDDSELALYVDTGADSNNVDIEVIKMIEKIKGKDAVTRNTENSAAVDLGGIVTENSYILKGITFAGMPLGEINVSANQNKHFAIGMDFLSRFDRYAFIPSRMMFCYDTQSIERKEIKAQRHIAIRARDKQIEVFYNPDDVLKKTGLRNGDILLKVNDITYAPAQINQVREHLKQIPKGKLKLTIVRNHEQRDIYL; the protein is encoded by the coding sequence ATGTCTATTCGTCCTGAAAAAATAAATAAAAAATCGGTTTTAACGTTGCTGTTAGGCCTTGCTGTTTCTGGGTGTGCCAGCCACACCATTTATTCCACACCTCAACCCCCCCCGTTCAAAAAGACCCCTATTTTAGAGGCTTATTTTGATGAAATGCTGATTATTCCGGTGGTAATTAACCATCAGAGTTTTAATTTCCTGGTCGATACAGGTGCCAGTTTTACAACGATTGATAAACGTGTTGCCAAAAAAATCACCAGACCGCTATTAATCACAGAAATTGCGGAAATTTACCGGGAAGGGTTAACACATATCAATACCGTCTATGATCGCATAAAACCTGAGAGCGACATCGCCGTTAAGCCGCTTCCTTTCTCGATTGGCTCAGAGGAAATCCGAGACAATGATCTCTGGTTGGCCATCGATTTATCCCGCCTTTCCGAAGCTATGGGTACTAATATTGATGGCATTATCGGTATTGATACATTCCGCAAACTCAACTGGATGGTGGATAATAAAAAGCAGCGATTAACCATCAGCAAAGATGCACCTGGCGCTAACACCTATCAGAAATGTACCGCATACGATAACCGATACAATAACATGCCGGTACTTTGGTTTGATGTGGATGACAGCGAACTCGCGCTCTACGTTGACACCGGCGCAGACAGTAATAATGTTGATATCGAAGTCATCAAAATGATAGAAAAAATAAAGGGGAAAGACGCCGTAACACGCAATACTGAGAATAGTGCCGCCGTTGATCTTGGTGGTATAGTCACTGAAAACAGCTACATTCTGAAAGGCATAACGTTTGCTGGTATGCCGCTTGGTGAAATCAATGTCAGCGCCAATCAAAATAAACATTTCGCTATCGGCATGGATTTTTTATCCCGCTTTGATCGCTATGCGTTTATACCTTCCCGAATGATGTTCTGTTATGACACCCAGAGCATTGAAAGGAAAGAAATAAAAGCACAACGCCACATTGCAATTCGCGCCAGGGATAAACAAATCGAGGTGTTCTATAACCCGGATGATGTATTAAAGAAAACAGGCCTGCGCAACGGTGATATTTTACTTAAAGTGAATGATATCACCTATGCGCCAGCACAGATTAACCAGGTCAGGGAACATCTGAAACAGATCCCCAAAGGAAAATTAAAGCTAACCATTGTGCGCAACCATGAGCAGAGAGATATTTACCTCTGA
- a CDS encoding ABC transporter ATP-binding protein, with the protein MSSIRLKNVTKRFGNTETLHNINLDIEAGEFAVFVGPSGCGKSTLLRMIAGLEEISDGHILIDNAIMNDVAPAHRGVAMVFQSYALYPHMTVAENMGYGLKVNKVPKDRIRHQVEMVAKTLQLSHLLDRKPKQLSGGQRQRVAIGRAIVRNPRVFMFDEPLSNLDAELRVDMRLHIARLHQELKTTMVYVTHDQVEAMTLADKIVVMKDGKVEQCGSPMALYYNPKNRFVAGFIGSPKMNFLPATVVAWQPGQVQLALTTEKIVTLNIDTPPRQVGESITLGIRPEHLNTSGAQQATLDFQCEVVERLGNNTYLFGQCYGRDGVKILLPGDVQFSPWQAITVGFDARHCMIFDANGLRVSADIPVPGLH; encoded by the coding sequence ATGTCCAGCATACGCTTGAAAAATGTCACCAAACGCTTTGGTAATACGGAAACGCTGCACAATATCAATCTGGATATCGAGGCCGGTGAGTTCGCGGTTTTTGTCGGCCCCTCGGGCTGCGGTAAATCGACCTTGCTGCGCATGATTGCCGGGCTTGAAGAGATAAGCGATGGCCACATTCTTATCGATAACGCCATCATGAATGACGTTGCTCCGGCGCACCGTGGCGTGGCCATGGTGTTCCAGTCTTACGCGCTCTACCCACACATGACCGTTGCCGAAAACATGGGCTACGGACTGAAAGTGAACAAGGTGCCCAAAGATCGCATTCGTCATCAGGTCGAGATGGTGGCCAAAACGCTGCAACTGTCGCACCTGCTTGATCGCAAACCCAAACAGCTTTCCGGCGGCCAGCGCCAGCGCGTTGCAATTGGCCGCGCCATCGTGCGTAACCCAAGAGTGTTTATGTTCGATGAGCCGCTCTCCAACCTGGATGCCGAACTGCGGGTGGATATGCGTCTGCACATCGCACGGCTGCATCAGGAATTAAAAACGACGATGGTCTATGTCACTCACGATCAGGTCGAAGCCATGACGCTGGCCGATAAAATCGTGGTGATGAAAGACGGCAAAGTGGAGCAATGCGGCTCGCCGATGGCGCTGTATTACAACCCGAAGAACCGTTTTGTCGCCGGGTTTATCGGCTCGCCTAAAATGAATTTCCTGCCCGCCACCGTGGTCGCCTGGCAGCCGGGTCAGGTGCAGCTCGCACTGACCACGGAAAAAATCGTCACGCTCAATATCGACACCCCACCCCGTCAGGTGGGTGAAAGCATCACGCTGGGTATTCGCCCGGAACACCTCAATACATCCGGCGCACAGCAGGCCACGCTGGATTTTCAGTGCGAAGTGGTCGAACGGCTCGGCAACAACACCTATCTGTTCGGCCAGTGCTATGGGCGGGATGGCGTGAAAATTTTGCTGCCCGGCGATGTGCAATTTAGCCCCTGGCAGGCCATCACGGTGGGTTTCGACGCGCGCCACTGCATGATTTTTGATGCAAACGGGCTGCGCGTCAGTGCGGATATTCCGGTGCCGGGGCTGCACTGA
- a CDS encoding extracellular solute-binding protein — protein MKTKLLTALLFSATAASSLLAFPLQAAGQLTVWEDIRKSDGIKDAIADFEKQYNVKVNVLEMPFAQQLEKLRLDGPSGIGPDVLVIPNDQLGGAVVQGLIAPLTIDNATQQSFTDASIAAFRMNNQTYGLPKAVETLVLIYNKALVTKLPASLQEWYDFSRQQQAQNRFGLLAKFDQIYYSWGAIGPMGGYIFGKNDKGGLNPLDIGLNKPGAVEAVTLLRKFYADKLFPSGILGDNGLNAIDSLFTEKKAAAVINGPWAFQPYEAAGIHYGVVPLPTLPDGKPMSSFLGVKGYVVSTWSKDKALAQQFMQFINQPNYVKVRYQRTGEIPPQKSMIDDPLIKNDEKASAVAVQSARAVPMPGIPEMGEVWSPANAALELSLTGKQEPQAALDNAVKQIKMQVEAMQASNQ, from the coding sequence ATGAAAACCAAGTTACTTACCGCCCTGCTGTTCTCTGCCACTGCGGCCAGCTCACTGTTGGCCTTTCCTCTCCAGGCCGCCGGACAACTGACCGTGTGGGAAGATATCCGCAAGTCCGATGGAATTAAGGACGCCATTGCTGATTTTGAAAAACAGTACAACGTGAAAGTGAATGTGCTGGAGATGCCTTTTGCCCAGCAACTGGAAAAGCTGCGACTCGATGGCCCCTCGGGTATTGGCCCGGATGTGCTGGTTATCCCCAACGATCAGCTCGGCGGCGCGGTAGTACAGGGGCTGATTGCACCGCTGACGATAGATAACGCGACGCAACAGAGCTTTACCGACGCCTCCATCGCCGCATTTCGCATGAACAACCAGACCTACGGCTTGCCCAAGGCGGTGGAAACACTGGTGCTTATCTACAACAAAGCGCTGGTTACGAAGCTGCCCGCCAGCCTGCAAGAGTGGTATGACTTTTCGCGCCAGCAGCAGGCGCAAAACCGCTTTGGCCTGCTGGCGAAGTTTGATCAGATTTATTACAGCTGGGGCGCTATCGGGCCGATGGGCGGGTACATTTTCGGCAAAAACGACAAGGGCGGGCTGAATCCGCTGGATATTGGCCTGAATAAACCCGGCGCGGTTGAAGCGGTGACGCTGTTGCGTAAATTTTACGCCGACAAGCTGTTTCCGTCAGGGATCCTCGGTGATAACGGGCTCAATGCCATCGATTCACTGTTTACCGAGAAAAAAGCGGCGGCGGTGATTAACGGCCCCTGGGCGTTCCAGCCCTATGAAGCCGCCGGGATTCATTATGGTGTCGTGCCATTGCCGACGCTGCCTGATGGCAAGCCGATGAGCTCGTTTCTGGGCGTGAAAGGCTATGTGGTATCGACCTGGAGCAAGGATAAAGCGCTGGCACAGCAGTTTATGCAGTTCATCAACCAGCCGAACTACGTCAAGGTGCGCTACCAGCGTACCGGCGAAATTCCGCCGCAAAAGAGCATGATTGATGACCCCCTTATCAAAAACGATGAGAAAGCCAGCGCCGTGGCGGTTCAGTCCGCCAGAGCGGTGCCGATGCCGGGCATTCCCGAAATGGGCGAAGTCTGGAGCCCCGCCAACGCCGCGCTGGAGTTGAGCCTGACGGGTAAGCAAGAGCCACAGGCCGCGCTCGATAACGCTGTTAAGCAAATCAAAATGCAGGTCGAAGCCATGCAAGCCAGCAACCAGTAA
- a CDS encoding carbohydrate ABC transporter permease, with protein MIISSGEPLSGEKHCSRHAWMALLCAVVPGGGQFYHRQWAKGMVFLVLLGSYLGVFRDFLHTGLWGVYTLGEEVPRDNSIFLLAEGIISLIIIAFGVLIYALSWRDAWRNGKRRDAGLALHSVRQQYRLLLSDGFPYLMITPGFILLVFVVIFPILFGFAIAFTNYNLYHTPPAKLVEWVGVKNFVSIFTLSIWRSTFFDVLQWTVVWTLLATTLQCTVGVMLAILVNQKDLRFKPLIRTIFILPWAVPGFVTILVFAGMFNDSFGVINNAILAALGISPKAWLTDPFWTKTALIMMQTWLGFPFVFAMTTGVLQAIPDDLYEAATMDGASNWTKLRTITLPLVLYSIAPIIITQYTFNFNNFNIIYLFNNGGPAVAGSNAGGTDILVSWIYKLTMSSSQYAIAATITILLSVFVVGVALWQFRASRAFKNDDMA; from the coding sequence GTGATTATCAGTTCCGGCGAACCCTTATCGGGGGAGAAGCATTGCAGTCGTCACGCCTGGATGGCGCTGCTGTGCGCAGTGGTGCCCGGCGGCGGGCAGTTTTACCATCGTCAGTGGGCGAAAGGGATGGTGTTTCTGGTGCTGCTCGGCAGCTATCTGGGCGTCTTCCGGGATTTTCTGCACACCGGGCTTTGGGGCGTGTATACGCTGGGAGAAGAGGTGCCGCGCGATAACTCTATCTTCCTGCTGGCTGAGGGGATAATCAGCCTGATTATCATCGCATTTGGCGTGCTGATTTACGCGCTGTCATGGCGCGATGCGTGGCGCAATGGCAAGCGGCGCGATGCGGGGCTGGCGCTACATAGCGTGCGTCAACAGTACCGTTTACTGCTCAGTGACGGCTTCCCTTACCTGATGATTACGCCGGGCTTTATCCTGCTGGTGTTCGTGGTGATTTTCCCGATTCTGTTTGGTTTTGCCATTGCATTTACCAACTACAACCTCTACCACACCCCGCCGGCCAAACTGGTGGAGTGGGTTGGCGTGAAGAATTTTGTCAGCATTTTTACCCTGAGTATCTGGCGCTCGACGTTCTTTGATGTGTTGCAGTGGACGGTAGTGTGGACGTTACTTGCCACAACGCTGCAATGCACGGTGGGGGTGATGCTGGCGATTCTGGTGAATCAGAAAGATTTGCGCTTTAAGCCGCTGATCCGCACGATTTTTATTCTGCCCTGGGCGGTGCCGGGGTTTGTCACCATTTTGGTGTTCGCCGGGATGTTTAACGACTCGTTCGGCGTTATTAATAATGCGATTCTGGCTGCGCTGGGCATCAGCCCCAAGGCCTGGCTGACCGACCCGTTCTGGACGAAAACCGCGCTGATTATGATGCAAACCTGGCTTGGTTTTCCGTTCGTGTTCGCCATGACCACCGGCGTGTTGCAAGCCATTCCTGATGATTTGTATGAAGCCGCCACGATGGATGGCGCGAGCAACTGGACGAAGTTGCGCACCATTACGCTGCCGCTGGTGCTGTATTCGATTGCGCCGATCATCATCACCCAATACACCTTCAATTTTAACAATTTCAACATCATCTACCTGTTTAACAACGGCGGCCCGGCGGTGGCAGGCTCGAATGCCGGAGGCACGGATATTCTGGTGTCGTGGATTTATAAGCTGACGATGTCGTCATCGCAGTATGCGATTGCCGCCACTATCACCATTTTGCTGTCGGTGTTTGTGGTTGGGGTGGCGCTGTGGCAGTTCCGTGCCAGCCGCGCGTTTAAAAATGATGACATGGCTTAA
- a CDS encoding sugar ABC transporter permease — MFRSQPSAQGSSIRRHQGSIRREKAIRLTLSWLVIMMVSVIIIYPLVWTVGASLNAGNSLLSTAIIPENLSFQHYADLFNGQVNYLSWYWNSMKISFLTMVLTLISVSFTAYAFSRFRFKGRQNGLMLFLLLQMIPQFSALIAIFVLSQLLGLINSHLALVLVYVGGMIPMNTYLMKGYLDAIPRDLDESARMDGAGNFRIFIEIIMPLSKPIIAVVALFSFTGPLGDFILASTILRTPDKYTLPIGLYNLVAQKMGASYTTYAAGAVLIAVPIALLYLMLQKYFVSGLTSGSTKG; from the coding sequence ATGTTCAGATCTCAACCCAGCGCTCAGGGCTCGTCTATTCGGCGACATCAAGGCAGCATCCGGCGTGAAAAAGCGATTCGGCTGACGCTGTCCTGGCTGGTCATCATGATGGTGTCCGTCATCATTATCTATCCGCTGGTCTGGACGGTGGGCGCGTCGCTCAATGCCGGTAACAGCCTGCTCAGTACCGCCATCATTCCAGAAAACCTGTCGTTTCAGCATTATGCCGACCTGTTTAACGGCCAGGTTAACTACCTGAGCTGGTACTGGAACTCGATGAAAATCAGCTTCCTGACCATGGTGTTGACGCTGATAAGCGTCAGTTTTACCGCCTATGCTTTTTCTCGCTTTCGCTTCAAAGGGCGGCAGAACGGGCTGATGCTGTTTCTGCTGTTGCAGATGATCCCGCAATTTTCCGCGTTGATTGCCATTTTTGTGTTGTCGCAACTGCTGGGGCTTATCAATAGCCATCTGGCGCTGGTGCTGGTGTATGTCGGCGGCATGATCCCGATGAATACCTACCTGATGAAGGGCTATCTCGACGCTATCCCCCGCGATTTGGATGAGTCGGCCCGCATGGATGGGGCCGGGAATTTCCGCATTTTTATTGAAATCATTATGCCGCTGTCCAAACCGATTATTGCGGTGGTGGCGCTGTTCTCGTTCACCGGCCCGCTGGGGGATTTCATTCTCGCCAGTACCATTTTGCGCACCCCGGATAAATACACGCTCCCTATCGGCCTGTATAACCTGGTGGCGCAAAAAATGGGGGCCAGTTACACCACCTATGCCGCCGGGGCGGTGCTGATTGCGGTGCCGATAGCCCTGCTGTACCTGATGTTGCAGAAATATTTTGTCTCCGGCCTGACCTCGGGCAGTACCAAAGGATGA
- a CDS encoding glycoside hydrolase family 53 protein translates to MKKMIPTLLAVSLALATSPLMAAESVVIKPLRNTPAGFIKGADISTLLEVERQGAVFYDENHQRADPIVVLKKNGVNYIRLRLWVDPKDAAGNPYGGGDNDLATTLVLAKRAKAQGMKLLLDFHYSDFWTDPGKQFKPKAWANLPYEALKTAVHDYTRDTIARFKREGVLPDMVQIGNEANGGILWPEGKSWGQGGGEFDRLAGLLNAAIAGLRENLSSPGQVKIMLHLAEGTKNDTFRWWFDEITRRGVPFDVIGLSMYTYWNGPISALKTNMDDISQRYNKDVIVVEAAYGYTLANCDNAENSFGAKEAKDGGYPATVQGQADFMRDLMQSVIDVPSQRGKGVFYWEPAWITVPGNTWATQAGMNYINDNWKLGNARENQALFNCQGEVLPSIKIFK, encoded by the coding sequence ATGAAAAAGATGATACCCACATTACTGGCTGTTTCTCTTGCCCTTGCCACCTCACCGCTGATGGCGGCGGAATCGGTGGTGATTAAACCGCTGCGCAATACACCGGCCGGTTTTATCAAAGGGGCTGATATTTCTACGCTGCTGGAAGTGGAGCGGCAGGGCGCGGTGTTCTATGACGAGAATCACCAGCGGGCTGACCCGATAGTCGTGCTGAAGAAAAACGGCGTGAATTATATCCGCCTGCGGTTGTGGGTTGACCCCAAAGACGCAGCCGGAAACCCGTATGGCGGCGGTGACAATGACCTTGCCACAACGTTGGTGCTGGCTAAACGCGCCAAGGCGCAGGGCATGAAGTTGCTGCTCGATTTTCACTACAGCGATTTCTGGACTGACCCCGGTAAGCAGTTCAAGCCGAAAGCCTGGGCGAACCTCCCCTACGAGGCGCTCAAAACCGCCGTACATGATTACACTCGCGACACCATCGCCCGCTTTAAGCGCGAAGGGGTGTTGCCGGATATGGTACAGATTGGCAATGAGGCCAATGGCGGCATTCTGTGGCCGGAGGGCAAAAGCTGGGGGCAGGGCGGCGGTGAGTTTGACCGGCTGGCCGGGTTACTCAATGCCGCGATTGCCGGTTTACGTGAGAACCTGAGCTCACCGGGTCAGGTAAAAATCATGCTGCATCTGGCTGAAGGCACGAAGAATGACACCTTCCGCTGGTGGTTTGATGAAATCACCAGGCGTGGTGTGCCCTTCGATGTGATTGGCCTGTCGATGTATACCTACTGGAATGGCCCCATCAGCGCGCTGAAAACCAATATGGATGACATCAGCCAGCGCTATAACAAAGATGTGATTGTGGTCGAGGCCGCTTACGGCTACACGCTGGCGAATTGCGATAATGCGGAAAACAGCTTTGGCGCTAAAGAAGCCAAAGACGGCGGCTACCCGGCAACGGTGCAGGGGCAGGCGGATTTCATGCGCGATTTAATGCAAAGCGTGATTGATGTGCCCAGCCAGCGCGGCAAAGGTGTGTTTTATTGGGAGCCGGCCTGGATAACGGTGCCGGGAAATACCTGGGCGACACAGGCTGGCATGAATTACATCAATGACAATTGGAAATTAGGCAATGCCCGTGAAAATCAGGCGTTATTTAATTGTCAGGGTGAGGTGTTGCCTTCTATCAAGATATTTAAATAA